From the genome of Malus domestica chromosome 04, GDT2T_hap1, one region includes:
- the LOC103443430 gene encoding pentatricopeptide repeat-containing protein At1g12775, mitochondrial-like isoform X1: MKIKTITTRLPNSTDRFKQPHLESDNLIQTRCKSGKIRKDEALGYFDSMIQTKPLPSIWTFNCLFGALSKMKQYSAVVSMCKQLLGCAQFRPEVGTLNILMNCLCCLNQVDLGFSVLAITLKYGLNPDAHTINTLLHGLCKYRSLAEAMEFFQEIEMKGYKCDEITYATMINGLCKAGKTSKALEILTKMWEDGMFKPNQECYNPITDSLCKERRIDEALILFRDMISKSVVPNVFNYNTLIHGLCNTSRWEEVLSLFEGMVDHGVKPNVVTYNTLIYALCQSGRMEKAKSYLICMLNSGISPDVYTYSILISSLCKEERIQEALTLLENMTTKGIKPDVVTFTSLISASCKSGNWEEGVRLFKTMIGYGALPNIVTYSAVLDALCKEGKTAEALNLVEEMISRGEKPNVVTYNSLINGLCRTNQWREATRLFDKMLCHGILPNRLTLKILSGALCNGGMADEVRKEFKARMDGALKIFPNASCAE, from the exons ATGAAGATAAAGACGATAACCACGAGACTTCCTAACTCAACAG ATAGATTTAAACAACCCCATTTGGAATCGGACAATTTGATTCAAACTCGATGCAAATCCGGAAAAATTAGGAAAGATGAAGCATTGGGTTACTTCGATTCCATGATTCAAACCAAACCCTTGCCATCTATTTGGACTTTCAATTGTTTGTTTGGGGCACTCTCCAAGATGAAGCAGTATTCTGCTGTCGTTTCTATGTGTAAACAGTTGCTGGGTTGCGCTCAATTCCGACCTGAGGTGGGTACATTGAATATTCTTATGAATTGCTTGTGCTGTCTGAATcaggtggatttgggtttctctGTTTTAGCAATTACCCTTAAATATGGTCTTAATCCCGATGCTCATACTATAAATACTTTGCTCCATGGACTTTGCAAGTACCGTTCCCTGGCCGAGGCAATGGAGTTCTTCCAAGAAATAGAAATGAAAGGATACAAATGCGATGAAATCACTTATGCTACCATGATCAATGGACTATGCAAAGCTGGGAAAACTTCTAAGGCGCTCGAGATACTTACAAAGATGTGGGAAGATGGAATGTTCAAGCCCAACCAAGAATGCTACAATCCAATCACTGATAGCCTCTGTAAAGAAAGACGAATAGACGAGGCCTTGATCCTATTTCGAGATATGATCAGCAAAAGTGTTGTACCGAATGTTTTCAATTATAACACATTGATTCATGGGTTATGCAACACGAGTCGCTGGGAAGAAGTGCTCTCTCTTTTTGAAGGAATGGTAGATCACGGAGTCAAGCCTAATGTTGTCACCTACAACACACTAATTTATGCATTGTGCCAATCGGGGAGGATGGAAAAGGCCAAGAGCTACTTGATTTGCATGCTTAACAGTGGAATTTCACCAGATGTATACACATATAGTATTCTTATCAGTAGTCTTTGCAAGGAAGAAAGAATTCAAGAAGCGCTTACTTTGTTGGAAAATATGACGACGAAAGGCATAAAGCCTGATGTTGTCACTTTTACTTCCTTGATTTCTGCATCATGCAAGTCTGGTAACTGGGAGGAAGGTGTGAGgttattcaaaaccatgattggTTATGGAGCCTTGCCTAATATTGTTACATACAGTGCTGTTCTGGATGCTTTATGCAAGGAAGGGAAGACAGCAGAGGCACTGAATCTTGTGGAAGAAATGATCAGTAGGGGGGAAAAGCCTAATGTTGTGACTTACAACTCCTTAATTAATGGATTGTGTCGTACCAACCAATGGAGAGAAGCCACAaggttgtttgacaaaatgttaTGCCATGGAATCTTACCTAATCGCCTAACTTTGAAGATACTTTCGGGTGCTCTCTGCAATGGAGGGATGGCCGATGAGGTTCGCAAAGAATTTAAGGCGAGAATGGATGGAGCTTTGAAGATTTTTCCTAATGCTTCATGTGCAGAATAA
- the LOC103443430 gene encoding pentatricopeptide repeat-containing protein At3g22470, mitochondrial-like isoform X2 encodes MKIKTITTRLPNSTGNPSFIFTFLHKKDGFHSAAGNANATSTDRFKQPHLESDNLIQTRCKSGKIRKDEALGYFDSMIQTKPLPSIWTFNCLFGALSKMKQYSAVVSMCKQLLGCAQFRPEYRSLAEAMEFFQEIEMKGYKCDEITYATMINGLCKAGKTSKALEILTKMWEDGMFKPNQECYNPITDSLCKERRIDEALILFRDMISKSVVPNVFNYNTLIHGLCNTSRWEEVLSLFEGMVDHGVKPNVVTYNTLIYALCQSGRMEKAKSYLICMLNSGISPDVYTYSILISSLCKEERIQEALTLLENMTTKGIKPDVVTFTSLISASCKSGNWEEGVRLFKTMIGYGALPNIVTYSAVLDALCKEGKTAEALNLVEEMISRGEKPNVVTYNSLINGLCRTNQWREATRLFDKMLCHGILPNRLTLKILSGALCNGGMADEVRKEFKARMDGALKIFPNASCAE; translated from the exons ATGAAGATAAAGACGATAACCACGAGACTTCCTAACTCAACAGGTAATCCTTCATTCATATTTACCTTTCTGCACAAAAAAGATGGATTTCATTCCGCTGCTGGTAATGCTAATGCTACTAGTACAGATAGATTTAAACAACCCCATTTGGAATCGGACAATTTGATTCAAACTCGATGCAAATCCGGAAAAATTAGGAAAGATGAAGCATTGGGTTACTTCGATTCCATGATTCAAACCAAACCCTTGCCATCTATTTGGACTTTCAATTGTTTGTTTGGGGCACTCTCCAAGATGAAGCAGTATTCTGCTGTCGTTTCTATGTGTAAACAGTTGCTGGGTTGCGCTCAATTCCGACCTGAG TACCGTTCCCTGGCCGAGGCAATGGAGTTCTTCCAAGAAATAGAAATGAAAGGATACAAATGCGATGAAATCACTTATGCTACCATGATCAATGGACTATGCAAAGCTGGGAAAACTTCTAAGGCGCTCGAGATACTTACAAAGATGTGGGAAGATGGAATGTTCAAGCCCAACCAAGAATGCTACAATCCAATCACTGATAGCCTCTGTAAAGAAAGACGAATAGACGAGGCCTTGATCCTATTTCGAGATATGATCAGCAAAAGTGTTGTACCGAATGTTTTCAATTATAACACATTGATTCATGGGTTATGCAACACGAGTCGCTGGGAAGAAGTGCTCTCTCTTTTTGAAGGAATGGTAGATCACGGAGTCAAGCCTAATGTTGTCACCTACAACACACTAATTTATGCATTGTGCCAATCGGGGAGGATGGAAAAGGCCAAGAGCTACTTGATTTGCATGCTTAACAGTGGAATTTCACCAGATGTATACACATATAGTATTCTTATCAGTAGTCTTTGCAAGGAAGAAAGAATTCAAGAAGCGCTTACTTTGTTGGAAAATATGACGACGAAAGGCATAAAGCCTGATGTTGTCACTTTTACTTCCTTGATTTCTGCATCATGCAAGTCTGGTAACTGGGAGGAAGGTGTGAGgttattcaaaaccatgattggTTATGGAGCCTTGCCTAATATTGTTACATACAGTGCTGTTCTGGATGCTTTATGCAAGGAAGGGAAGACAGCAGAGGCACTGAATCTTGTGGAAGAAATGATCAGTAGGGGGGAAAAGCCTAATGTTGTGACTTACAACTCCTTAATTAATGGATTGTGTCGTACCAACCAATGGAGAGAAGCCACAaggttgtttgacaaaatgttaTGCCATGGAATCTTACCTAATCGCCTAACTTTGAAGATACTTTCGGGTGCTCTCTGCAATGGAGGGATGGCCGATGAGGTTCGCAAAGAATTTAAGGCGAGAATGGATGGAGCTTTGAAGATTTTTCCTAATGCTTCATGTGCAGAATAA
- the LOC103443430 gene encoding pentatricopeptide repeat-containing protein At1g12775, mitochondrial-like isoform X3: MIQTKPLPSIWTFNCLFGALSKMKQYSAVVSMCKQLLGCAQFRPEVGTLNILMNCLCCLNQVDLGFSVLAITLKYGLNPDAHTINTLLHGLCKYRSLAEAMEFFQEIEMKGYKCDEITYATMINGLCKAGKTSKALEILTKMWEDGMFKPNQECYNPITDSLCKERRIDEALILFRDMISKSVVPNVFNYNTLIHGLCNTSRWEEVLSLFEGMVDHGVKPNVVTYNTLIYALCQSGRMEKAKSYLICMLNSGISPDVYTYSILISSLCKEERIQEALTLLENMTTKGIKPDVVTFTSLISASCKSGNWEEGVRLFKTMIGYGALPNIVTYSAVLDALCKEGKTAEALNLVEEMISRGEKPNVVTYNSLINGLCRTNQWREATRLFDKMLCHGILPNRLTLKILSGALCNGGMADEVRKEFKARMDGALKIFPNASCAE, encoded by the coding sequence ATGATTCAAACCAAACCCTTGCCATCTATTTGGACTTTCAATTGTTTGTTTGGGGCACTCTCCAAGATGAAGCAGTATTCTGCTGTCGTTTCTATGTGTAAACAGTTGCTGGGTTGCGCTCAATTCCGACCTGAGGTGGGTACATTGAATATTCTTATGAATTGCTTGTGCTGTCTGAATcaggtggatttgggtttctctGTTTTAGCAATTACCCTTAAATATGGTCTTAATCCCGATGCTCATACTATAAATACTTTGCTCCATGGACTTTGCAAGTACCGTTCCCTGGCCGAGGCAATGGAGTTCTTCCAAGAAATAGAAATGAAAGGATACAAATGCGATGAAATCACTTATGCTACCATGATCAATGGACTATGCAAAGCTGGGAAAACTTCTAAGGCGCTCGAGATACTTACAAAGATGTGGGAAGATGGAATGTTCAAGCCCAACCAAGAATGCTACAATCCAATCACTGATAGCCTCTGTAAAGAAAGACGAATAGACGAGGCCTTGATCCTATTTCGAGATATGATCAGCAAAAGTGTTGTACCGAATGTTTTCAATTATAACACATTGATTCATGGGTTATGCAACACGAGTCGCTGGGAAGAAGTGCTCTCTCTTTTTGAAGGAATGGTAGATCACGGAGTCAAGCCTAATGTTGTCACCTACAACACACTAATTTATGCATTGTGCCAATCGGGGAGGATGGAAAAGGCCAAGAGCTACTTGATTTGCATGCTTAACAGTGGAATTTCACCAGATGTATACACATATAGTATTCTTATCAGTAGTCTTTGCAAGGAAGAAAGAATTCAAGAAGCGCTTACTTTGTTGGAAAATATGACGACGAAAGGCATAAAGCCTGATGTTGTCACTTTTACTTCCTTGATTTCTGCATCATGCAAGTCTGGTAACTGGGAGGAAGGTGTGAGgttattcaaaaccatgattggTTATGGAGCCTTGCCTAATATTGTTACATACAGTGCTGTTCTGGATGCTTTATGCAAGGAAGGGAAGACAGCAGAGGCACTGAATCTTGTGGAAGAAATGATCAGTAGGGGGGAAAAGCCTAATGTTGTGACTTACAACTCCTTAATTAATGGATTGTGTCGTACCAACCAATGGAGAGAAGCCACAaggttgtttgacaaaatgttaTGCCATGGAATCTTACCTAATCGCCTAACTTTGAAGATACTTTCGGGTGCTCTCTGCAATGGAGGGATGGCCGATGAGGTTCGCAAAGAATTTAAGGCGAGAATGGATGGAGCTTTGAAGATTTTTCCTAATGCTTCATGTGCAGAATAA